The nucleotide sequence CAGGGAGGCCACGTCCATGGTGCCCACCCCGGCCGCCTGGGCCAGGGCCAGATAGGGCAGATCGTCCGGCGTTCGTCCCAAGAGGGCCACGCCGAGCGTGTCGGCGGCCACGGGGTCGGCGGAGAAAATCATCGTATTGGTGGCCTTGAGATCGGCCAGGGAGCCGCCGGTGGGGCCGTTGGCCATCATGGCGCTCACGCCGTCAAGCACGACCAGGGTCGGGCGCAGGAGCTGGCCCAACTCGGCGATGACGCCGTTTATGTCCTGGTGGAAGATGTTTCGCCGCCCGCCCAGGAGGCCGTAGAAATTTTTGAGGCTCATGGAGGCCCCGGCCCGCTGGTGGTCCTTGACCGGCGAGAGCGCGATGACCTTGGTGACGCCGGCAAAGGCTCCGGCCAGGACCGGCCAGTCCGTGAGGAGCCGGCCGCCGGGCAGGGTCAGGGGCGAAAACAGGGCCGGCCGAGGCAGGAGGATGGTCGCGCCGGAGCTTCGCGCCGCGCCGGCCAGTCCCGAGACCTCGAAACAGCTTTCCGGGCTATTGATGGGATTGTCGGTAACGACCACCCGGGCCGCCCCGGCTGCCCGGCAGGCCTCCACGGCGGCGGCGAGCAAATCCGGGTGGGTTGTGGCCCCGAGGATGGCCGGCGAGGCAAAGGCGGCGTTGACCTTGAGCAGCACCACGTCGCCCCGGGAGACGAAGGCCTCCATACCGCCCAGGGCCTTGACGCCAAGATCGAACATGGCCTTGCGGTCCGCGCCGTGGACCGTGGCCAGCCGGGGCTTGCCGGGGGGCGGTGCGGCGGCGCGGAAATCGCCCAGACTGGCCAGCACCTTGCCCCCGGCCATCCCCGCCGGCCCCTTGGGATCGTAGAGAGCCGCGCCAAGGCCCCCGGCGGCCACGGCCAAGATCGACGCCCCGGCCAGCCGGCGCAAGAATTGCCGGCGATCAAGCCCCTGGCGCAGGTCGGGCGCGCCTGGATCGGTACCGCCACCGGTGACGGCGGGCTTTTGCGGCAAAGTCATGGCGTCACGTCCTTGAGGCTGGCCGCCAGCCTGGCAGTCAATTCCACGGCGGCCTCCAGGTTGACGGCGTCGTGGACGCCGGCCAGGAGCCGGCCTTGTGTCCAGAGAATCTCAAAGGAACCCTCGGTCCCCAGCACCACGGCTCCGGCCGGCAGCTTGGCCTCGGCCGGAGGCGGCGTGGCGGCGTAGCCGTTTTGCTTGAGGAAACCGGCAAAGGCCCGGGCGTCGGCGGCGGCCGCCTCGGCCGTGTCGCGCTCGGCCAGAAAGGCCGTGGCCGGACCGGCCGGCAAGGCGTACTCGGCCGTGTAGACGTTGGAAAAACCTTCCAGGCCCATAGCGTCCGAAGCGGCCAGCCGCACGCTGCCGGGCATCAAGCCCTCGTCCGGAAACAGCCCCTTGACGTCTCGGGCAGCCCCCTGCCCGGCTGCGGCGGCATCGCCCGCCGGCAGGGCCTCGGCCAGTTTCTGGGCCAGGGCGGCCAGGGCCGGTCCGGTGGCCGCCTCAGCCCGGTCGGCCGTCATTTCCACGTAGCGGTTGCCCTTGGTGAAATAGAGGGCATTTTCCGTGGCGTAGGCGTCCGGGGAGACCGGGCTGGGCCTGGCCCCAGGCCGGCGCTGGGAGCTTAAGACGGCAAAGGCGTCGGTGGGCGTGGCCTGGGTGTAGACGGCGACCTCCAGACGCGTCCCATCGGGCAGCCTAAAAGGTCGTATAGACATTTCCTGAAAATTGGCGGCGAGATACAGCTCGGCCTTGCCGTCGATGCGATCGGATAGGGTTTCGGGGTCATAGCTTTCCACCGGCCCGGCCGGCAGGGCTCCGGGCAGGCTCTCCAGCCAGGCGGCGTCGGCAAAGCTCCGGCCCGAAGCTTGGGAAGCGGCTACGCCCGGCGGAGGGGGCGGACTCAGCGCCACCAACACGGCGGGGTTCAGGCGCGATTGGGCCAGCCCCAGCCAGACGACGATGGCGGTAAGGACCGTCAACACGCCCCAGGCCGTCCTGCGCTCCTGCCGCGAAACATGTTTGCGTCTTGCCGCCATGGCTGCTCCGTCCGAGATCCGCTGGCGGCCCTTTCCTGGGACGCCCTGGGTACGAAATGCCTGACGCGCCGCCGCGCGTCACGCTGCCGCCGTTTGCATCATGAGGCCGGGGCTACCGGGCCACCGGCTCCCCCTTGGAGCAGTCGTAACGCGGGGGGCAGGCCGTTGCGGTTGCCAGCAGTTCCTGGGGCGACGTGGCGTCGAGTTCGCCGTTTCGCAGCACGAACCGCATCTCGCCGGCCACGGGAAAACCGTCGGCAATGGCCTTTTCCAGACGCTTGACCGCGACGGCGTATTCCGGCTCGGCCTTGTTCTTGTGGAATTGGCGTCGCCATTCGATCCACTGCTTGGGATTCATGGCGCTCTGGTCGAGGAAGACGAAATCGGTCAGGCCGTCCGAGCAATCCTGCTCCAGGTAGAGCGTGTACTCGAAGACCGGGTTGGCCGGATCGCGCTTGTCGAGCCGCTCCTTCTCGCTGTCCTCGATGAGCCAGGAGGTCTTGCAGGAACGACTGGCCGCGAACTCCCCGACCGGTCCGAAGAGAAAGGCCGGCCGGCCTTCGTCGGCAATGAAAAAGCCGTCGAGAAAGGCCTTGGGCGGCGCATAGGGGATCAGTCCCAGGGATTGGCGCAGATTCGCGGCCCGCGGACTTTGGGCCGTGGCCGGGCAAGTGCCAAAGAGCAGTGTGAAAACCATCGCCGTGGCCGCAAAAGACGGGAAAAACCGCTGCATGGCGCACCCCCACGGTCGTGAAAGGGAAACCGAGGATGCCTGCCAACTACCAACCCTGCCCGGCGAAGGCAAGCCTTGTGGCCAAGGGCCTCGACCAAACGGGCCGCCTGCGCCCTGGCCGGATCAGTTGATCCTGAACCGGATGGTGAGCGTCGCCCGGCTGGCCACGGTCTGTCCACCCCGCTTGGCCGGGGAAAAAGACGAAGCGCGAACGGCCTTGACCGCCTCTTCCGCGAATTCCAGGCCGCTGTGCTCCAGCACCTCGACGTTACGCAGCCCGCCGGCGGCATCAATGAAAAGCCGCAGCGACACCTTGCCCTCCAGGTTGGCCCGCTTGGCTTCGCTGGGATAGCTCGGCAACGACCGGCGTCGGAAGCACGGCCCGTCGCCCTGGCCGAATTGGCCGACGAAATCGCCGCCGCCGCCCCCGCCCGGCCCGTCGCCGCTCAAACCGCCATGACCCGGACCATGCCCCGACCCATGGCCCTCGCCGGGGCCGGCCGGTCCCGTGCCGGACGGTCCCGGAGAGGCCTCGGCCACAGACGGCC is from Solidesulfovibrio magneticus RS-1 and encodes:
- a CDS encoding DUF362 domain-containing protein codes for the protein MTLPQKPAVTGGGTDPGAPDLRQGLDRRQFLRRLAGASILAVAAGGLGAALYDPKGPAGMAGGKVLASLGDFRAAAPPPGKPRLATVHGADRKAMFDLGVKALGGMEAFVSRGDVVLLKVNAAFASPAILGATTHPDLLAAAVEACRAAGAARVVVTDNPINSPESCFEVSGLAGAARSSGATILLPRPALFSPLTLPGGRLLTDWPVLAGAFAGVTKVIALSPVKDHQRAGASMSLKNFYGLLGGRRNIFHQDINGVIAELGQLLRPTLVVLDGVSAMMANGPTGGSLADLKATNTMIFSADPVAADTLGVALLGRTPDDLPYLALAQAAGVGTMDVASLAPVTMTLDKAAE
- a CDS encoding DUF6599 family protein; this translates as MAARRKHVSRQERRTAWGVLTVLTAIVVWLGLAQSRLNPAVLVALSPPPPPGVAASQASGRSFADAAWLESLPGALPAGPVESYDPETLSDRIDGKAELYLAANFQEMSIRPFRLPDGTRLEVAVYTQATPTDAFAVLSSQRRPGARPSPVSPDAYATENALYFTKGNRYVEMTADRAEAATGPALAALAQKLAEALPAGDAAAAGQGAARDVKGLFPDEGLMPGSVRLAASDAMGLEGFSNVYTAEYALPAGPATAFLAERDTAEAAAADARAFAGFLKQNGYAATPPPAEAKLPAGAVVLGTEGSFEILWTQGRLLAGVHDAVNLEAAVELTARLAASLKDVTP